Proteins from one Pongo abelii isolate AG06213 chromosome 7, NHGRI_mPonAbe1-v2.0_pri, whole genome shotgun sequence genomic window:
- the LOC134761925 gene encoding ribosomal biogenesis factor, translating into MAKNKLRGPKSRNVFHIASQKNFKAKNKAKPVTTNLKKINIMNEEKVNRVNKAFVNVQKELAHFSKSTSLEPLQKELIPQQRHESKPVNVDEATRLMALL; encoded by the exons ATGGCCAAGAACAAATTAAGAGGGCCGAAGTCCAGGAATGTATTTCACATAGCCAGCCAAAAAAACTTTAAggctaaaaacaaagcaaaaccagtTACCACTAATCTTAAGAAG ataaacattatGAATGAGGAAAAAGTTAACAGAGTAAATAAAGCTTTTGTAAATGTACAAAAGGAACTTGCACATTTCTCAAAAAGCACTTCACTTGAACCTCTGCAGAAAGAACTG ATTCCTCAGCAGCGTCATGAAAGCAAACCTGTTAATGTTGACGAAGCTACAAGATTAATGGCTCTGTTGTAA